The window TCGGCGGATCCAACTGGACCCACGACCGCATCGAAAGGGCGAACCTGTACGCCGCCACCAGCGGACAGCAGCCCTTCACCGTGAGCAGCCCGAACTTCAGCCTGGCCGAACAGGCCGAACCGCCGTGGCGGGGATGTATCAGCATCAGTGGGAAGGACGGAGCCGACGCGCGGTCGTGGTACCAGGAAAACCAGATGCCGCTGTTTACCTGGTCCAGCATCGCCAGCGGGTTCTTTTCCGGCCGGGTAAGCCGCGACAATTACGAAACGCTGGCCGAGCAGGGCCTCTTCGACGAAAGTTCCGTTCGGGCCTATTGTACGGACGACAACTTCGACCGGCTGGACCGGGTCGAAGAACTGGCGAACGAAAAGGGCCTGTCCATACCCCAGGTCGCCCTGGCTTACGTACTCAGCCAGCCGCTCAACATCTTCGCCCTGGTGGGCGCCCGAAACGGCGATGAGATCCGGGCCAACCTGCAGGCCCTTGACACGAAGCTGACGGCCGAAGAGATGGCCTGGCTGAACCTGGAACGGCCGGAGCGGTCCTGACGCGAGGAATATCTCAATGAGACCCGCAGTCCTTTTGACCACAGGGCTGGCCCTTGCTATGCTCGGAATCGTGGTATACACCGGAATCCCGGATGCCCAGGTGCGCAACGCAGTCGGTCGAGTCATGCCCGCGGACGCGGCGCCGCTCGATCGGCAGATTTTCCGCTTTCTGAATGACGAACCGACCAACCTGGACATCGGCGTGGCCATCTACGAGGTGGGCGGCATCGTCTTCCTCTTCGAACGCCTTACCATGCTGGACCACAACAATCGCGTGATCCCGGGCGCGGCTACCCGTTGGACGGCCAACGAGGACCAGACGAAGTGGACCTTCCACATGCGACCCGGCGCTCGGTGGAGCGACGGCCGACCGGTCACCGCCCACGACTTTGAATATAGCTACAAGCGCATGCTGGATCCCGCGTCGGGCAGTGGCTACGCCTTCTTCTACTACAACATCAAGGGCGCGCGGGCGTTCAATACCGGGCAGACCGACGACCCGAACGCGGTCGGCGTATACGCGGTGGACGATATGACCCTCGTGATCGAAACCGACGGGCCCTGCCCGTACCTGCCCATGATCGCCGCCTTCTTCACCTCGATCCCGGTCCCCCGTTGGCAGGTCGAGCGGTTCGGCCCCCGCTGGGCGTCGGACGAGAACGTCGTCAGCAATTCGTCCTACAAGGTGGAGAACTGGCGCATCGGCGAGCGCCTTACCCTGTCCCTCGATCCCTACTACAACGGCCCGATCAAGGGGTATTTGTCCGAGATCCATTCCATGTTCAGAAGCCGGATTAGCACCGGACTGCTTTCCTACGAGAACGACGAGCTGGACCTGGTGCAGATCGACGTGCGCGACCTCAGCCGGATCGAGGGGGACCCGGTGCTGAGCGGGCAGTTGCACAAGTACATGGACTTCAACGCGCTCTACCTGTTCTTCCGAACGCGCGAAGGCGTGTTCAGCGACCACCGGGTCCGAAAGGCCATCAGCCACGCCATAGATCGTGACGCCCTGTGCAACATCGTGCTCCGGGGTACGGCCCTGCCCGCGTACACCATGCTGCCGCCGGGCTTTCCGGGTTACTCGGGCGACGAACTCAAAGACGTCCAGCGGTACGATCCCGAACTGGCGCGCAGTCTCCTGGCCGAGGCCGGATATCAGGGCGGCCGGGGCTTTCCCTCCGTGGACATCTGGCTTCGCAACGATCCCAACCGCATCATGGCGGCCGAAGCGATATCGGGCATGCTGTCCAACAACCTGGGCCTCAGGGTGGGCGTGCGGAACATGGAGCCCCGGGTCTACAGCGAGGCTATGGCCCAGTACCGGATCGACCTCAGCCTGATCCCCTTCCAGTACGATTTCCCCGATCCCCATAATCTCCTCGGCATGGTCTGGCACTCCCAGCCCGTGGGCGCGGGACGCCACGATTGGATGAACGAGGAGTTCGACCGGCTGGTCGACGACGCGGCAAGGGAGACCAACGAGGAACGACGGTTCGAGATGTACAACGAGGCGGAACGGATCCTGGTGGAGGACGTAGGCGGCGTCTTCCTCTACCACGACTACTTCCTGCAGCTCCGCAAACCCTGGCTGGCGGGCTGGAAAAAGGACTCCACGGGCCAGGAACCCTTCTTCATCGACAACTCCACGATTACGGATCTGTATATACGGCGGTAAGGGAGGGACCCGAGCGCTGACGGCGGAGATTCAGGGAGAGTATACTGCTGGGCTACCGAATCCGCGCCAGGTCCTCCCAGAAGCGCGGATAGGTCTTCCCCACCACCTCCGGATCGAGGATATTAAGGTTCCCCAGGCGGGTGCCCAACACGGCGAAACTCATGGCCATGCGGTGGTCGCGATAGGTTTCGATGTCGGCATCTTCGGTGGCGTTCAAAGCGCCTGGCGGCAGTTCCCCAACTTCGATGAAATCCGGACCCGTCTTCACTGCCACGCCGATCTTACGCAACTCCGCCGCGGGGCAATCGATCCGGTCGCACTCCTTCTGCTTCAACGTGCCGATCCCCGTTATCCGGGTCGTACCCGGAATCAACGGTGACAGGGCGATCAGGGTCAGTGCGGCGTCCGGAATATCCCCGCAGTCGAGTTCTCCCATCGCCGGCCGTACGCAGCCATCCTCCGGTCCTTCAACGACCGTCTTTTTCTCGTCCATTTGAACATGGGCGCCCAGGCTTTCGCAGATGGACAGGAAGCGGATATCCCCTTGCCTGGATTCGGATCCGAGGTTCGCAATGACCACCTTCCCACCATGAATCAGGGCGAGCGCCGCGAAATAGGAACCGGCGGAAGCATCGCCTTCCACCGACCGGGGTCCCGAACGATACTGCTGAGGGGCGACCCTGAACAGGCGGTAGTTGTCGTTCTCCACGTCCACACCGAACGTCCGCATTTCGTTCAGCGTAATGTCGATGTAAGGCCTGCTGACGAGTTCGCCTTCGACTTGAATCTCAAGGCCGTCGGGCAGTACCGGTGCGATCTGCAGCAGGGCGGAGAAGAACTGGCTGGATACATCGCCTTTCATCCGGACCGTACTGCTGGATGTACCAGG of the Gemmatimonadota bacterium genome contains:
- a CDS encoding aldo/keto reductase; this encodes MEFGNIANVDKPVSRLVQGTIMLSFAEEEYSFDLLDQVYDAGINTFDSAHLYGGGECERVLGRWIEDRGLRREIVILTKCCHMNADRARVTPYDISSDLHDSLARLNTDYVDLYLLHRDDVRVPVAPIMDTLNQYISAGNLGVIGGSNWTHDRIERANLYAATSGQQPFTVSSPNFSLAEQAEPPWRGCISISGKDGADARSWYQENQMPLFTWSSIASGFFSGRVSRDNYETLAEQGLFDESSVRAYCTDDNFDRLDRVEELANEKGLSIPQVALAYVLSQPLNIFALVGARNGDEIRANLQALDTKLTAEEMAWLNLERPERS
- a CDS encoding peptide ABC transporter substrate-binding protein, translated to MRPAVLLTTGLALAMLGIVVYTGIPDAQVRNAVGRVMPADAAPLDRQIFRFLNDEPTNLDIGVAIYEVGGIVFLFERLTMLDHNNRVIPGAATRWTANEDQTKWTFHMRPGARWSDGRPVTAHDFEYSYKRMLDPASGSGYAFFYYNIKGARAFNTGQTDDPNAVGVYAVDDMTLVIETDGPCPYLPMIAAFFTSIPVPRWQVERFGPRWASDENVVSNSSYKVENWRIGERLTLSLDPYYNGPIKGYLSEIHSMFRSRISTGLLSYENDELDLVQIDVRDLSRIEGDPVLSGQLHKYMDFNALYLFFRTREGVFSDHRVRKAISHAIDRDALCNIVLRGTALPAYTMLPPGFPGYSGDELKDVQRYDPELARSLLAEAGYQGGRGFPSVDIWLRNDPNRIMAAEAISGMLSNNLGLRVGVRNMEPRVYSEAMAQYRIDLSLIPFQYDFPDPHNLLGMVWHSQPVGAGRHDWMNEEFDRLVDDAARETNEERRFEMYNEAERILVEDVGGVFLYHDYFLQLRKPWLAGWKKDSTGQEPFFIDNSTITDLYIRR
- the aroA gene encoding 3-phosphoshikimate 1-carboxyvinyltransferase; this translates as NTIRNRINHNVVLPGSKSITLRNLVLASLAEGTTEIDGPCDCDDTREMVECLGELGIDIQASDDYRRLKVEGRGGRFAEGPVILKLGLSGTSARFLIALSALRTDETRLAGRGSLNERPNSPLLDALEQMGGETKSSHGGCLPVSIRGPGTSSSTVRMKGDVSSQFFSALLQIAPVLPDGLEIQVEGELVSRPYIDITLNEMRTFGVDVENDNYRLFRVAPQQYRSGPRSVEGDASAGSYFAALALIHGGKVVIANLGSESRQGDIRFLSICESLGAHVQMDEKKTVVEGPEDGCVRPAMGELDCGDIPDAALTLIALSPLIPGTTRITGIGTLKQKECDRIDCPAAELRKIGVAVKTGPDFIEVGELPPGALNATEDADIETYRDHRMAMSFAVLGTRLGNLNILDPEVVGKTYPRFWEDLARIR